The following are encoded together in the Ralstonia insidiosa genome:
- a CDS encoding RBBP9/YdeN family alpha/beta hydrolase, which produces MARSALATSPEPSPDKRATRAWHWPADVAIVTVPGLHGSGPGHWQTRWEARFPEWRRVEQTDWSTPELPRWSARVGETVRAALAERAASRQKRRVILVAHSFGCLASIHWATQVHEAREARDSVAGILLVAPADPDKFGVRDLLPQRTLPFPAVLVASRNDPWMPHCYAVDWGSRWGVELVDAGEAGHINADSNLGEWDAGLALLDRLIGRASAQDTTRDGADWQAQWDVLPSTPYI; this is translated from the coding sequence ATGGCACGCAGTGCATTGGCAACTTCGCCCGAACCTTCACCGGACAAACGCGCGACACGCGCTTGGCACTGGCCGGCCGATGTGGCAATCGTCACGGTGCCCGGTCTGCATGGCAGCGGCCCCGGACACTGGCAGACGCGCTGGGAGGCGCGATTTCCAGAATGGCGCCGGGTCGAACAGACGGATTGGTCGACGCCCGAGCTGCCGCGCTGGTCGGCGCGCGTGGGTGAAACGGTGCGCGCTGCGTTGGCCGAGCGTGCTGCGTCTCGCCAGAAGCGCCGGGTGATTCTTGTCGCGCACAGCTTCGGCTGCCTGGCGTCGATTCATTGGGCCACCCAGGTGCACGAGGCACGAGAGGCGCGCGATTCGGTCGCGGGCATCCTGCTCGTCGCACCGGCTGATCCGGACAAGTTTGGTGTGCGCGATCTGCTGCCGCAGCGCACCTTGCCGTTTCCCGCCGTGCTCGTCGCCAGCCGCAACGACCCGTGGATGCCGCACTGCTACGCGGTCGACTGGGGCTCCCGCTGGGGTGTCGAGTTGGTCGATGCCGGGGAGGCCGGTCACATCAACGCGGATTCCAACCTGGGCGAATGGGACGCCGGCCTTGCGCTGCTCGATCGCCTGATCGGCCGGGCAAGTGCACAAGACACCACCCGGGACGGCGCAGACTGGCAAGCCCAGTGGGATGTCTTACCAAGCACCCCTTATATCTAA
- a CDS encoding LytR/AlgR family response regulator transcription factor — translation MPSSPRLLIADDEPALADNLVAELAALWPEATLLPAVHDGQSVLDVIDDAQAGQGPDVVFLDIRMPGLSGIDVARELSDRADRPLVVFVTAYDQFALDAFEQAAVDYVLKPVQTERLAETVKRLKDRLTVRPSSNGAADPAQTLAELVERLAGLQGAAQTRVTPQGGYLRFIKALVGQEVRFIPVDDVLYLEATDKYVNVVASSGESLIRMSLRELLAQLDPEHFWQVHRGTVVNVAHVSSAVHLSLGRLGLKIRGRAETLPVARQYAHLFRQM, via the coding sequence ATGCCGTCTTCCCCCCGCCTGCTGATTGCCGACGACGAACCGGCACTGGCTGACAACCTGGTCGCCGAACTGGCTGCGCTGTGGCCCGAGGCCACGCTGTTGCCGGCCGTGCACGACGGGCAATCCGTGCTGGACGTGATTGACGATGCGCAGGCCGGGCAGGGGCCGGACGTTGTCTTTCTCGACATCCGCATGCCGGGGCTCTCAGGCATTGACGTAGCGCGTGAGCTATCGGACCGGGCGGACCGCCCGCTGGTGGTGTTCGTCACGGCCTACGATCAGTTTGCGTTGGATGCCTTCGAACAGGCCGCTGTCGACTACGTGCTCAAGCCCGTGCAGACCGAGCGCCTGGCCGAGACCGTCAAGCGCCTGAAGGACCGACTGACCGTGCGCCCCAGCAGCAACGGTGCCGCGGATCCGGCACAGACGTTGGCAGAACTCGTCGAACGCCTCGCCGGCCTGCAAGGCGCTGCGCAGACGCGGGTGACACCGCAGGGCGGTTATCTACGCTTCATCAAGGCGCTGGTCGGGCAAGAGGTGCGCTTCATCCCCGTGGATGACGTGCTGTATCTGGAGGCGACCGACAAGTACGTCAACGTGGTCGCCAGCAGCGGTGAATCGCTCATCCGCATGAGCTTGCGCGAGTTGCTGGCCCAGCTTGATCCGGAGCACTTCTGGCAGGTGCACCGCGGCACGGTGGTCAACGTGGCGCATGTGTCGAGCGCCGTGCATCTGTCGCTGGGCCGATTGGGCCTGAAGATACGCGGACGGGCGGAGACGCTGCCGGTGGCACGGCAGTACGCGCATCTGTTCCGGCAGATGTAG
- a CDS encoding filamentous hemagglutinin N-terminal domain-containing protein, which yields MTKTIAKIRPAALAALLLAGTQAYAVGTGTIADGVGNISTSGRTTTVNQSSDKLIINWDNMNVASNETLAFQQPSTTASVLNRINSIDPTSILGNLTSNGRVYIVNPNGVLFGSTARVNVGSLVASSLNISDEVFKNPTGWRQALTFSGGGNGDVINNGRINADTSVALIGGGLVENNGAIHSTRGDIALQSGGTVIFFWRLSGQHALGYCR from the coding sequence ATGACCAAAACAATCGCCAAAATCCGCCCAGCCGCTTTGGCGGCGCTTTTGCTGGCAGGAACACAGGCCTACGCCGTGGGCACCGGCACCATTGCAGACGGTGTTGGCAACATCAGCACTAGCGGCCGCACGACGACCGTCAATCAGTCCAGCGACAAGCTGATCATCAATTGGGACAACATGAACGTGGCCAGCAACGAAACGCTGGCTTTCCAGCAGCCGAGCACAACGGCTTCTGTGTTGAACCGCATCAACTCGATCGACCCGACGAGCATTCTCGGCAATCTCACCTCCAACGGCCGCGTCTATATCGTCAACCCGAACGGCGTACTGTTTGGCTCAACCGCACGGGTCAATGTCGGCAGCCTAGTTGCATCTTCTCTCAACATTTCCGACGAGGTTTTCAAGAACCCCACAGGCTGGAGACAAGCCCTCACATTTTCCGGTGGAGGCAACGGTGATGTCATCAACAACGGCCGTATCAATGCAGACACCTCGGTCGCGCTCATCGGAGGTGGATTAGTCGAAAACAACGGCGCCATTCATAGCACTAGGGGAGACATTGCCCTCCAATCCGGAGGCACTGTCATTTTTTTTTGGCGACTCTCCGGACAGCATGCACTGGGATATTGTCGCTGA
- a CDS encoding ShlB/FhaC/HecB family hemolysin secretion/activation protein, with translation MAILSAVGALVATATHSLPACGQTTPPRDIALPSTGSLLQNNPILNVPAEPQGKDEVKVEGHRPATEPTSPADTEAVHVARIEVDNVPERLRLQVDAVVAPYRDRDMTLRDVRNVAVLVTNALLDNGEPISYAYVPQQKITNGVVRLNILRGHVETIQLRRNDSLVSDRVLQGYLDHGVSATGDMQTAQDQLTRLSELPGIGGITPMLSPGQTPGGTVLTVDTAAGDRINGAFVADNAGSRVSGRNRIGTQVNVNSPFGLGDRFQAVLYGAPDFLQFNHDSDGGKTLIGRVSYDIPISTHGARAGMAVSRVNYTLGGLYNDLGDGHATVYGLYGSYPLMRTQSDNLDAAANLDYKRLTDTLFDEPNQRWASVVSTQLSGNRQSRLGGLPYILQYQFGLTGGDLHNEDAWNGAQTRGTYFKATQYAKYTQVLYRGLYADLSIQAQQSSRNLDGSEKMTLGGTNAVRAYSNDTVSADSGHIASMQLNATVPYVDGLTAQVFYDRARATVQKFVSRGANAVTMEGYGFELNYSVAKRAEFNLTYALRMGSSPLLGAQHRAMTWFSTVVRF, from the coding sequence GTGGCGATACTTTCAGCCGTTGGTGCACTGGTTGCTACCGCCACGCATAGCCTGCCAGCCTGTGGGCAAACCACGCCGCCCAGAGACATCGCCTTGCCCTCAACGGGCTCCCTGCTGCAGAACAACCCGATTCTGAACGTCCCCGCTGAGCCACAAGGCAAGGATGAGGTCAAGGTCGAGGGCCATCGCCCCGCCACGGAGCCAACATCGCCTGCCGATACCGAAGCCGTGCATGTCGCTCGCATCGAAGTCGACAACGTGCCGGAACGCCTGAGGCTACAAGTCGATGCCGTCGTTGCCCCCTACCGTGACCGGGACATGACGTTGAGGGACGTGCGCAACGTGGCAGTTCTAGTCACGAACGCGCTGCTCGACAACGGTGAACCCATTTCCTACGCCTATGTGCCGCAGCAGAAGATCACCAACGGTGTCGTACGCCTGAACATCCTGCGCGGGCATGTTGAGACAATTCAGTTGCGTCGTAACGACTCGCTGGTCAGCGATCGCGTCCTGCAGGGCTATCTGGACCACGGTGTATCGGCCACTGGTGACATGCAGACGGCACAGGATCAGCTCACACGCCTGTCCGAACTGCCCGGCATTGGTGGCATCACGCCGATGCTCTCGCCTGGGCAAACGCCTGGCGGCACCGTGCTGACGGTCGACACGGCTGCGGGCGACCGCATCAACGGCGCCTTCGTGGCCGACAACGCCGGCTCGCGCGTCAGCGGGCGCAACCGCATCGGTACGCAAGTCAACGTCAACAGTCCATTCGGCCTGGGCGACCGGTTTCAGGCCGTGCTGTACGGCGCACCCGATTTCCTCCAGTTCAACCACGACAGCGACGGCGGCAAGACGTTGATCGGCCGTGTCTCTTACGACATCCCGATCAGCACGCACGGCGCGCGCGCCGGCATGGCCGTATCACGCGTCAACTACACGCTGGGCGGCTTATACAACGACCTGGGCGACGGCCACGCCACCGTGTACGGCCTCTACGGCAGCTACCCGCTTATGCGCACCCAATCGGACAACCTCGACGCTGCCGCCAACCTCGACTACAAGCGCCTGACCGACACGCTGTTTGACGAACCCAACCAACGCTGGGCATCGGTCGTCTCCACGCAACTCTCGGGCAACCGGCAAAGTCGACTGGGTGGGCTGCCGTACATCCTGCAATACCAATTCGGCCTGACCGGCGGCGACCTACATAACGAGGATGCCTGGAACGGCGCGCAGACACGTGGCACCTACTTCAAGGCCACGCAATACGCCAAGTACACGCAAGTCTTGTATCGCGGCCTCTATGCCGACCTATCGATCCAGGCGCAGCAAAGCTCACGCAACCTAGACGGCTCGGAAAAAATGACGCTGGGCGGCACCAATGCCGTACGCGCATATAGCAACGACACCGTCAGCGCAGACAGCGGCCATATCGCATCCATGCAATTGAATGCCACTGTGCCCTATGTCGATGGGCTGACCGCGCAAGTCTTCTATGACCGGGCACGCGCCACGGTGCAGAAATTCGTGAGCCGGGGCGCCAACGCGGTCACGATGGAGGGATACGGGTTCGAGCTGAATTATTCGGTGGCTAAACGTGCGGAGTTCAACCTGACCTATGCACTGCGTATGGGCAGCTCACCACTGCTTGGGGCGCAGCATCGGGCGATGACGTGGTTCAGTACGGTGGTCCGGTTTTGA
- a CDS encoding sulfate/molybdate ABC transporter ATP-binding protein — MSIQVQHITKRFGNFIALNDVSLDFKKGELTALLGPSGCGKTTLLRIIAGLEHADSGSIHLNGEDASEQHVRERQVGFVFQHYALFKHMTVFENVAFGLRVKPRAQRPSEAQIRAKVKELLELVQLDWLADRYPPQLSGGQRQRIALARALAVEPRVLLLDEPFGALDAKVRKELRRWLRRLHDDLHVTSLFVTHDQEEALEVADNVVLMNRGQVEQVGSPATVYNTPATPFVYGFLGNVNLFHGRLEEGEGGSVLHVGDASITVPSGGVDSSRADQAVAFVRPHEIDLERYAPGAEGIPVTLRRALTLGAVAQLELERSDTDDVIEVSLPIERFRAEGFREGETLVVRPRAIRVFAQGSAQPTVQATA; from the coding sequence ATGAGCATCCAGGTTCAACACATCACCAAGCGCTTCGGCAACTTCATCGCCCTCAACGATGTCTCGCTCGATTTCAAGAAAGGCGAACTGACCGCATTGCTGGGCCCGTCGGGCTGCGGCAAGACCACGCTGCTGCGCATCATCGCGGGGCTGGAGCATGCGGATTCGGGAAGCATCCATCTGAACGGTGAAGACGCCTCGGAACAGCACGTGCGCGAGCGCCAGGTCGGCTTCGTGTTCCAGCACTACGCGCTGTTCAAGCATATGACGGTGTTCGAGAACGTGGCCTTTGGCCTGCGCGTGAAACCGCGTGCGCAGCGGCCCAGCGAAGCGCAGATCCGCGCCAAGGTAAAGGAACTGCTGGAGCTGGTGCAGCTTGATTGGCTGGCTGATCGCTACCCGCCGCAACTGTCGGGTGGGCAGCGTCAGCGGATTGCGTTGGCGCGTGCGCTGGCGGTGGAGCCGCGTGTGTTGCTGCTTGATGAGCCGTTTGGCGCGCTCGATGCCAAGGTGCGCAAGGAACTGCGCCGCTGGCTGCGCCGCCTGCACGACGATCTGCATGTCACCAGCCTGTTCGTCACGCACGATCAGGAAGAGGCGCTGGAAGTGGCCGACAACGTGGTGCTGATGAACCGTGGGCAGGTGGAGCAGGTCGGCAGCCCGGCTACGGTCTACAACACGCCAGCCACGCCGTTCGTCTATGGCTTCCTCGGCAACGTGAACCTGTTCCACGGCCGCTTGGAAGAGGGCGAGGGCGGCAGCGTGCTGCATGTGGGCGATGCGTCCATCACCGTGCCGTCGGGCGGTGTGGATTCGTCGCGTGCCGATCAAGCGGTGGCGTTTGTGCGCCCGCACGAGATCGACCTAGAGCGCTATGCGCCCGGCGCCGAAGGCATCCCCGTGACGTTGCGCCGCGCGCTCACGCTGGGTGCCGTTGCACAGCTGGAGCTGGAGCGTTCGGATACCGACGACGTCATCGAAGTCTCGCTGCCCATCGAGCGCTTCCGCGCCGAGGGTTTCCGTGAAGGCGAAACGCTGGTGGTGCGCCCGCGCGCCATTCGCGTGTTCGCCCAGGGCAGCGCACAGCCCACCGTGCAGGCCACCGCTTAA
- the cysW gene encoding sulfate ABC transporter permease subunit CysW has product MAGTVSRQLGHAPAAARKGATAESAWVRATLILVSFVFLALFLFVPLASVFYEAFKKGVDVYLEALIEPDALSAIYLTLTVALIAVPLNVVFGVAAAWAIAKFEFRGKNLLLTLIDLPFSVSPVIAGLIYVLLFGAQGWFGPYLSDHDFKVIFAVPGIVLATIFVTFPFVARELIPLMQAQGSEEEEAAIVLGASGWQTFFRVTLPNIKWGLLYGVILCNARAMGEFGAVSVVSGHIRGLTNTMPLHVEILYNEYNFAAAFAVASLLTLLALVTLGLKTLVEWRSRRELADADAGVGEGPGQRAAQQQTSNPNSHVSVQSPLEGSAA; this is encoded by the coding sequence ATGGCCGGTACTGTTTCCCGTCAACTTGGCCATGCGCCGGCTGCTGCACGAAAGGGCGCCACAGCAGAATCCGCCTGGGTGCGCGCGACGCTGATCCTCGTGTCGTTTGTCTTCCTCGCGCTGTTCCTGTTCGTGCCGCTGGCGAGCGTGTTCTACGAGGCCTTCAAGAAGGGCGTGGATGTTTATCTCGAAGCGCTGATCGAGCCCGATGCGCTGTCCGCGATTTACCTGACGCTGACTGTCGCGCTGATTGCCGTGCCGCTGAACGTGGTGTTTGGCGTGGCGGCTGCATGGGCCATCGCCAAGTTCGAGTTTCGCGGCAAGAACCTGCTGCTCACGCTGATCGACTTGCCGTTCTCGGTGTCGCCTGTCATTGCCGGCCTGATCTACGTGTTGCTGTTCGGCGCGCAAGGCTGGTTCGGCCCCTATCTGTCAGACCACGATTTCAAGGTCATTTTTGCCGTGCCAGGCATTGTGCTGGCGACCATCTTCGTCACATTCCCGTTCGTGGCACGTGAGTTGATTCCATTGATGCAAGCGCAGGGCAGCGAAGAGGAAGAGGCCGCCATCGTGCTGGGCGCATCGGGCTGGCAGACGTTCTTCCGCGTGACGCTGCCTAACATCAAGTGGGGCCTGCTGTACGGCGTGATCCTGTGCAATGCGCGGGCGATGGGTGAGTTTGGTGCGGTGTCGGTGGTATCGGGCCACATCCGCGGGCTGACCAACACGATGCCGCTGCACGTCGAGATCCTCTATAACGAATACAACTTCGCGGCCGCATTTGCCGTGGCCTCGCTGCTGACCCTGCTGGCGCTGGTGACGCTTGGCCTCAAGACGCTGGTCGAATGGCGCAGCCGCCGTGAACTGGCTGACGCCGATGCCGGCGTGGGCGAGGGCCCCGGTCAGCGCGCTGCACAACAACAGACATCCAATCCGAATTCGCACGTCTCCGTGCAATCTCCGCTCGAAGGGAGCGCAGCATGA
- the cysT gene encoding sulfate ABC transporter permease subunit CysT translates to MSLSSALSPSKRRKPANVLPGFGLALGFSLLYLALIVLIPLSATVLKTFTMTWDAFWTTVTAPRVVASYKLTFGASLIAAVVNLVFGLILAWVLVRYRFPGKRVIDALVDLPFALPTAVAGIALTALYAPNGWIGSRLEPLGLKVAFTPLGIVVALTFIGLPFVVRTVQPVLEDLETELEEAAASLGATRWQTFTRVILPTLLPALLTGFALAFARATGEYGSVIFIAGNMPMISEITPLMIYSKLEQFDYAGATAIAVVMLGISFTLLLVINLLQAWTRRRGNRNDTIERAPETLTANAAGA, encoded by the coding sequence ATGAGCCTGTCCTCTGCGTTGTCCCCTTCCAAGCGGCGTAAGCCTGCCAACGTGCTCCCGGGTTTTGGGCTGGCGCTGGGCTTTTCGCTGCTGTACCTCGCGCTGATCGTTCTGATCCCGCTGTCGGCGACTGTCCTCAAGACGTTCACGATGACGTGGGATGCGTTCTGGACTACGGTCACCGCGCCGCGTGTGGTGGCGTCGTACAAGCTGACCTTCGGCGCGTCGTTGATTGCGGCGGTGGTCAACCTGGTGTTCGGGTTGATCCTGGCGTGGGTGCTGGTGCGCTATCGCTTTCCGGGCAAGCGCGTGATTGATGCCCTGGTCGACCTGCCGTTTGCGCTGCCGACCGCGGTGGCGGGCATTGCGCTCACTGCGCTGTATGCGCCGAATGGCTGGATTGGCTCTCGCCTGGAGCCGCTCGGGCTGAAGGTCGCATTCACGCCGCTGGGCATTGTGGTTGCACTCACCTTCATCGGCCTGCCGTTTGTCGTGCGCACGGTGCAGCCGGTGCTGGAAGACTTGGAAACCGAGCTGGAAGAAGCTGCCGCCAGCCTGGGTGCCACGCGCTGGCAGACCTTTACGCGGGTGATCCTGCCGACTTTGCTGCCCGCACTGTTGACCGGTTTTGCGCTGGCCTTTGCCCGCGCCACAGGGGAATACGGCTCGGTCATCTTCATCGCCGGCAACATGCCGATGATCTCCGAGATCACGCCGCTGATGATCTATTCCAAGCTCGAACAGTTCGACTACGCAGGCGCTACGGCCATCGCCGTCGTTATGCTCGGTATCTCGTTCACGCTGCTGCTGGTGATCAACCTGCTGCAGGCCTGGACGCGCCGCCGCGGCAATCGCAATGACACCATCGAGCGTGCCCCCGAAACCTTGACCGCCAACGCGGCAGGAGCCTGA
- a CDS encoding CysB family HTH-type transcriptional regulator, translated as MNFQQLRSIREAVRRQFNLTEVANALYTSQPGVSRQIRELEDELGVEIFERYGKRLTGLTEPGREIVRIVERLLLEAENLRQAGEEFSGRQSGRLTVATTHTQARYALPKVVQSFRKEYPHVTLALQEASPSHIVELLLTGQADIGIATEAVANEPGLTSFEAYRWRHVLVVSPDHPLTKNPLPTLEDVAQYPLITYDAGFTGRRNIDAAFAASGLHPEIVLTAMDADVIKTYVALDVGVGIIASMAYDGRKDDNLVCIGADHLFEPNTTRVAVRRGAYLRGYAHDFIGMFAPHLSRETVAEAVASTVVAQMTRPASGEALAA; from the coding sequence ATGAACTTTCAGCAACTGCGTTCCATCCGCGAGGCGGTGCGCCGCCAGTTCAACCTGACCGAAGTCGCCAACGCGCTCTATACGTCGCAGCCGGGTGTGTCGCGGCAGATCCGCGAGCTGGAAGACGAGCTCGGTGTGGAGATTTTCGAGCGCTACGGCAAGCGTCTGACCGGCCTGACCGAGCCGGGCCGCGAGATCGTGCGCATCGTCGAGCGCCTGCTGCTCGAAGCCGAAAACCTGCGCCAGGCCGGTGAGGAATTCTCCGGCCGCCAGTCCGGCCGCCTGACTGTGGCGACCACGCACACGCAGGCGCGCTATGCGTTGCCGAAGGTGGTGCAGTCGTTCCGCAAGGAATACCCGCACGTCACACTGGCGCTGCAGGAGGCATCGCCTTCGCACATCGTTGAACTGCTGCTGACGGGGCAGGCCGACATCGGCATCGCCACCGAGGCTGTGGCCAACGAACCGGGGCTGACCTCGTTTGAGGCCTACCGCTGGCGCCACGTGCTAGTGGTCAGCCCGGACCATCCGCTGACCAAGAACCCGCTGCCCACGCTGGAAGACGTGGCGCAGTACCCGTTGATTACCTACGACGCCGGCTTCACGGGCCGCCGCAACATCGACGCCGCGTTTGCTGCCTCGGGCCTGCATCCGGAGATCGTGCTGACCGCCATGGACGCCGACGTGATCAAGACCTACGTCGCGCTGGATGTGGGCGTGGGCATCATCGCGTCGATGGCGTATGACGGGCGCAAGGACGATAACCTCGTGTGCATCGGCGCGGATCATCTGTTCGAACCGAACACTACGCGTGTGGCGGTGCGGCGTGGCGCGTACCTGCGCGGCTATGCGCACGACTTCATCGGGATGTTCGCGCCGCATCTGTCGCGTGAGACGGTGGCGGAGGCGGTGGCTTCTACGGTGGTGGCGCAAATGACGCGGCCAGCGTCTGGGGAGGCGTTGGCCGCGTAG
- a CDS encoding cupin domain-containing protein produces MMKKKLLLPLLSALALTACGGGDNAPVHPGLVSLPASELTWTELPGSGGVKYANVQGDLAGHGNYEAFVLFPNGADNPYHVHTQDLPTVVLKGTFYAIVDGKRIDYPPGSYYNLPANMPHYSGCAPGDDCLLFQYQRDHFDLVPTTPGAGGASSENLVSFPASELTWTELPGSGGVKYANVQGDLAGHGPYDAFVLFPNGANNPYHVHTQDLPTVVLKGTFYAIIDGKRVDYPPGSYYNLPANMPHFSGCATGDDCLLFQYQRDHFDLVPVRQ; encoded by the coding sequence ATGATGAAAAAGAAATTACTACTGCCGCTACTGTCGGCACTTGCGCTGACCGCCTGCGGCGGCGGTGATAACGCTCCGGTACACCCCGGCCTCGTGTCACTCCCTGCCAGCGAGCTGACGTGGACCGAGTTGCCCGGCAGCGGCGGCGTGAAGTACGCCAACGTTCAGGGCGACCTCGCTGGACATGGTAACTACGAAGCGTTCGTCCTCTTCCCCAACGGGGCGGACAACCCGTATCACGTGCACACGCAAGACTTGCCGACCGTGGTGCTCAAGGGCACGTTCTACGCCATTGTCGATGGCAAGCGCATTGACTATCCGCCGGGCTCTTACTACAACCTGCCCGCCAACATGCCGCACTACAGCGGTTGCGCACCGGGCGACGATTGCCTGCTGTTCCAGTATCAACGCGATCACTTCGACCTCGTTCCCACCACCCCGGGTGCGGGCGGTGCATCAAGCGAAAACCTGGTGTCGTTTCCCGCCAGCGAACTGACATGGACCGAGTTGCCCGGCAGCGGCGGCGTGAAGTACGCCAACGTTCAGGGCGATCTCGCCGGACATGGCCCGTACGATGCGTTCGTCCTCTTCCCCAACGGGGCGAACAACCCTTACCACGTGCACACGCAAGACTTGCCGACCGTGGTACTCAAGGGCACGTTCTACGCCATCATCGACGGCAAGCGCGTTGATTATCCGCCGGGCTCCTATTACAACCTGCCGGCCAACATGCCGCACTTCAGCGGTTGCGCAACGGGTGATGATTGCCTGCTGTTCCAATACCAGCGCGATCATTTCGATCTGGTTCCGGTCAGGCAGTAA
- a CDS encoding 2TM domain-containing protein, with translation MSAIPYNTSAESDDALLRRARHRAGARMGFRIHLLSFLAVNGVLAAIALSRGQFWFVWPLLGWGMGLAAHGLSLAWSMGNGYQRMVDQELARLREQAGR, from the coding sequence ATGTCCGCCATCCCCTACAACACCTCCGCTGAATCTGACGATGCCCTGTTGCGCCGCGCCCGCCACCGTGCCGGCGCACGCATGGGGTTTCGCATCCACCTGCTGTCATTTCTGGCCGTGAACGGTGTGCTGGCGGCGATTGCGCTGTCGCGCGGGCAGTTCTGGTTCGTCTGGCCGCTGCTGGGCTGGGGGATGGGGCTGGCCGCGCACGGCCTGAGCCTGGCCTGGAGCATGGGCAACGGCTACCAGCGCATGGTCGACCAGGAGCTCGCCCGTCTGCGCGAACAGGCTGGCCGCTGA
- a CDS encoding sensor histidine kinase, with protein sequence MRETPSFNAGEPSGKIARMLANVSFPSLADCLRLLRRWLVRYAVIIVINTLIATVLAFGIRPEETFWQDFVFSQSIGLAVFSLIGIPRHAFWGDGPPSKKFFPWVVVGAVVIGVPFGQWVARMILCMNAPFPMPWRADSLRMSFIITMLAALGATYYYWSRGKLVALERQAALDALDREEAEKQVVRAQLMALQAQIEPHFLFNVLAHVDVLIARDPVGARRLLQHLIGFLRTSLSHARAEQCTLAQEFALLRAYLDIQALRFGNRLRFSLTLDDAIANIVIPPMLIQPLVENAVVHGIEPAREGGEIALSARLVAHNEGERLVLEVRDTGVGFGNDGGKGSGLGLTHVRERLARLFDGDARLTIAETVPHGVTIIVELPLARETTDAPAQADAPEWRCRFSQSARPAANPALSSRAPAGT encoded by the coding sequence ATGCGGGAAACCCCAAGCTTCAACGCCGGAGAACCCTCCGGTAAGATCGCCCGCATGCTCGCCAATGTGTCGTTTCCTTCGCTTGCCGATTGCCTGCGCCTCCTGCGGCGCTGGCTGGTCCGCTACGCCGTCATCATCGTCATCAATACGTTGATTGCGACGGTGCTGGCGTTCGGCATTCGCCCGGAAGAGACGTTCTGGCAGGACTTTGTTTTCAGCCAGTCGATAGGTCTGGCGGTGTTCTCGTTGATTGGCATTCCGCGTCACGCGTTTTGGGGCGACGGGCCGCCCAGCAAGAAGTTCTTTCCGTGGGTTGTGGTTGGTGCGGTGGTGATTGGCGTGCCGTTCGGGCAATGGGTGGCCCGCATGATTCTCTGCATGAATGCGCCGTTCCCCATGCCCTGGCGGGCCGATAGCCTGCGCATGAGCTTCATCATCACGATGCTGGCTGCGCTGGGGGCAACCTACTACTACTGGTCGCGCGGCAAGCTGGTTGCGCTGGAGCGTCAGGCCGCGCTCGATGCGTTGGATCGTGAAGAAGCCGAGAAGCAGGTCGTGCGTGCGCAGCTCATGGCGTTGCAAGCGCAGATCGAGCCGCACTTCCTGTTCAACGTGCTCGCCCATGTGGATGTGCTGATCGCCCGGGACCCGGTTGGCGCGCGGCGCTTGCTGCAGCACCTGATCGGCTTTCTGCGTACGTCGCTCTCGCATGCCCGCGCCGAACAATGCACGCTAGCGCAGGAATTCGCGCTGCTGCGTGCGTATCTCGATATTCAGGCGCTGCGCTTCGGCAACCGGCTGCGGTTTTCACTGACGCTGGACGATGCCATCGCCAACATCGTCATCCCGCCCATGTTGATCCAGCCGCTGGTGGAGAACGCCGTCGTGCACGGCATCGAGCCGGCACGCGAAGGCGGTGAGATTGCGCTCTCGGCCCGCTTGGTTGCCCACAATGAGGGCGAACGCCTCGTGCTGGAAGTGCGCGATACCGGCGTCGGCTTCGGCAACGATGGCGGCAAGGGCTCGGGGCTGGGCCTCACGCATGTGCGTGAACGGCTGGCGCGCCTGTTTGATGGCGATGCACGCCTGACGATTGCGGAAACCGTGCCGCATGGCGTGACGATCATTGTTGAGCTGCCGCTCGCACGCGAAACAACTGACGCGCCTGCCCAGGCCGATGCGCCTGAATGGCGCTGCCGCTTTTCCCAGTCTGCACGCCCCGCCGCCAACCCAGCGCTGTCTTCACGCGCGCCCGCCGGAACCTGA